From a single Brassica rapa cultivar Chiifu-401-42 chromosome A01, CAAS_Brap_v3.01, whole genome shotgun sequence genomic region:
- the LOC103830114 gene encoding nitrate regulatory gene2 protein has product MGCTSSKLDDLPAVALCRERCSFLDAAIQQRNLLSESHVAYTNSLRGIGHSLHLFINHHHRFVASGGANGGGGDSPRLNLPPHRKGDPDEDKSPKKSKLPSGSGSDSGHLEFDSDSDSNSDDDEEGHLDLDSDSLHHLSPQHHHFPIHEPYMDQQQQPGYNPYPYPNPEMMSHHNHQQQQLPPPSYMHMNYMKNKSMPPSVIYEQRPSSPQRVYEGESSSSSSYNPYPPNYFGYSNTGPGYYGSSSSSSGTTTKPPPPPPSPPRSNGWDFLNPFDTYYPPYTPSRDSRELREEEGIPELEEDDSHYEVVKEVHGRPKFAAAAAGVGGGGGNHQPPPAAVYREEVPSPSPPPVVDKSGASTSGGGDAAMYQSRPSVSVEKKGVEYEVHVVEKKTVVEDAGNEERRSNAAAPRGGGGPRAVHEVAKEIETQFVKAAESGSEIAKLLEVGKLPYGRKHVSKLLHPSLPLGGGSSAPAAAATAPPTYADIEEELASRSRNLSSTLHKLHLWEKKLYHEVKAEEKLRVAHEKKLRKLKRLDERGAEATKVDTTRKLVRDMSTKIRIAIQVVDKISVTINKIRDEDLWPQLNALIQGLTTMWKTMLECHQTQCQAIREARGLGPIRASKKLGEEHLEATSLLGHELINWILGFSNWVSAQKGYVRELNKWLMKCLLYEPEETPDGIAPFSPGRIGAPPIFVICNQWSQALDRISEKEVIEAMRSFTTSVLQLWEQDRLETTTMGQGDSEKRGRNMDREEQRIHREIQALEKKMVLVAPGDSLSLSGNVVYQSDTSNDSLQGSLQRIFEAMERFTGESVRAYDDLLVRAEEETAPREVESDED; this is encoded by the exons ATGGGCTGTACGAGCTCCAAGCTCGACGATCTCCCGGCGGTTGCTCTCTGCCGCGAACGCTGCTCCTTCCTAGACGCCGCCATCCAGCAGCGCAACCTGTTATCCGAATCCCACGTGGCGTACACCAACTCGCTCAGAGGAATCGGCCACTCCCTCCACCTCTTCATCAACCACCACCACCGCTTCGTCGCTTCCGGCGGCGCTAACGGCGGAGGAGGTGACTCTCCGAGACTCAACCTCCCTCCTCACAGAAAAGGCGACCCCGACGAAGATAAATCCcctaaaaaatcaaaactaccTTCCGGTTCGGGTTCTGACTCGGGTCATCTCgaattcgattcggattcggatTCAAACTCCGACGACGACGAAGAAGGCCACCTCGATTTGGATTCGGATTCGTTGCATCACCTCTCTCCTCAACACCACCATTTCCCCATACACGAACCTTACATggaccaacaacaacaaccggGTTATAACCCGTACCCGTACCCGAATCCGGAAATGATGAGTCATCATAATcatcagcagcagcagcttCCTCCTCCTTCCTATATGCATATGAATTACATGAAGAACAAGTCCATGCCTCCTTCGGTGATCTACGAGCAAAGACCAAGCAGTCCTCAAAGAGTCTACGAAGGtgaatcatcttcttcttcttcttacaatCCTTATCCTCCTAATTATTTCGGTTACTCAAATACCGGACCCGGTTACTacggttcttcttcttcttcaagtgGTACAACCACTAAACCGCCTCCGCCTCCTCCGTCGCCGCCTAGGTCTAACGGCTGGGATTTTTTAAATCCGTTCGATACTTACTACCCTCCCTACACTCCGAGTCGTGACTCGAGGGAGCTTAGGGAGGAGGAAGGTATACCGGAGCTGGAGGAGGACGATTCTCACTACGAGGTTGTTAAGGAAGTTCACGGCAGACCGAAGttcgccgccgccgccgccggcGTCGGCGGCGGCGGTGGTAATCACCAACCGCCTCCCGCTGCCGTGTACAGAGAGGAGGTTCCCTCTCCGTCTCCGCCGCCGGTTGTCGATAAATCAGGGGCCAGCACTAGCGGCGGCGGAGATGCGGCGATGTATCAGAGTAGGCCGAGCGTGTCGGTGGAGAAGAAAGGCGTGGAGTACGAAGTGCACGTTGTTGAGAAGAAGACGGTTGTTGAAGACGCTGGCAACGAAGAGAGACGGAGCAATGCCGCGGCGCCACGTGGCGGTGGAGGGCCACGTGCGGTGCACGAGGTTGCTAAAGAGATTGAGACTCAGTTCGTGAAAGCTGCGGAGTCAGGAAGCGAGATCGCTAAGCTGCTTGAAGTGGGGAAGCTTCCTTACGGTCGTAAACATG TTTCGAAATTGTTACATCCTTCGCTACCTTTAGGAGGAGGATCTTCTGCTCCTGCTGCTGCTGCTACTGCGCCGCCTACTTACGCAGACATTGAAGAAGAGCTTGCTTCACGGTCGAGGAATCTTTCTTCTACATTGCATAAGCTTCATCTATGGGAGAAGAAGCTTTACCACGAAGTGAAG GCTGAGGAGAAGTTGCGTGTGGCCCACGAGAAGAAGCTAAGGAAGCTAAAGCGTTTAGATGAAAGAGGTGCTGAAGCTACCAAAGTAGACACAACTCGTAAACTAGTGAGAGACATGTCAACGAAGATAAGGATTGCGATTCAGGTTGTTGATAAAATCTCCGTGACGATTAATAAAATTAGAGACGAAGATCTATGGCCGCAACTTAATGCATTGATTCAAGG gcTTACGACAATGTGGAAAACAATGCTCGAGTGTCATCAAACTCAGTGTCAAGCCATCAGGGAAGCTCGAGGGTTAGGTCCCATAAGAGCGAGCAAGAAACTCGGTGAAGAGCATCTAGAGGCAACTAGTTTGCTAGGACACGAGCTTATTAACTGGATACTAGGATTCTCTAACTGGGTCAGCGCGCAGAAAGGCTACGTGAGAGAGTTAAACAAATGGCTCATGAAGTGTCTTCTCTACGAGCCCGAGGAGACGCCAGACGGCATCGCTCCTTTCTCGCCTGGTCGTATCGGAGCTCCACCGATCTTTGTGATATGTAACCAATGGTCTCAAGCTCTGGACAGGATATCCGAGAAGGAAGTTATCGAGGCGATGCGTAGCTTCACCACAAGCGTGCTTCAGCTCTGGGAGCAAGATCGGTTGGAGACGACGACGATGGGGCAGGGGGATTCGGAGAAGAGAGGTAGGAACATGGACAGGGAGGAGCAGAGGATACATAGAGAGATTCAAGCGCTGGAGAAGAAGATGGTTCTGGTGGCGCCTGGTGATAGTCTTTCTTTGTCTGGGAACGTTGTCTACCAGAGTGATACTAGCAACGATAGTTTGCAAGGGAGTTTGCAGCGGATTTTTGAAGCTATGGAGAGGTTCACTGGTGAATCTGTGAGGGCTTATGATGATCTATTGGTGCGCGCTGAAGAAGAAACTGCTCCACGAGAAGTTGAGTCGGATGAGGACTAA
- the LOC103830257 gene encoding serine/threonine-protein kinase BSK1: MGCCQSLCSDEHQPLGKDGAQPPQVTQNHRGGATTADNGGIGGGGVAGGGGGGGGIPSFSEFSFSDLKAATNNFSSDNIVSESGEKAPNLVYKGRLQNRRWIAVKKFTKMAWPDPKQFAEEAWGVGKFRHNRLANLIGYCCDGDERLLVAEFMPNDTLAKHLFHWENQTIEWAMRLRVGYYIAEALDYCSTEGRPLYHDLNAYRVLFDEDGDPRLSCFGLMKNSRDGKSYSTNLAYTPPEYLRNGRVTPESVTYSFGTVLLDLLSGKHIPPSHALDMIRGKNIILLMDSHLEGKFSTEEATVVVELASQCLQYEPRERPNTKDLVATLAPLQTKSDVPSYVMLGIKKHEEAPSTPQRPLSPLGEACSRMDLTAIHQILVMTHYRDDEGTNELSFQEWTQQMKDMLDARKRGDQAFREKDFKTAIDCYSQFIDVGTMVSPTVFGRRSLCYLLCDQPDAALRDAMQAQCVYPDWPTAFYMQSVALAKLNMNTDAADMLNEASQLEEKRQRGGGK, encoded by the exons ATGGGTTGTTGCCAATCCTTGTGTTCGGATGAACACCAGCCGCTCGGGAAAGACGGAGCTCAGCCGCCGCAAGTGACTCAAAACCACCGCGGCGGCGCTACGACGGCTGACAACGGCGGAATCGGAGGCGGCGGTGtagctggaggaggaggaggaggaggaggaatccCATCTTTCTCAGAGTTCTCTTTCTCCGACCTCAAAGCAGCTACAAACAACTTCAGCTCCGACAACATCGTGTCGGAAAGCGGCGAGAAAGCCCCAAATCTCGTCTACAAAGGCCGGCTTCAGAACCGCCGTTGGATCGCCGTCAAGAAGTTCACCAAGATGGCTTGGCCTGATCCTAAACAATTCGCg GAAGAAGCATGGGGTGTTGGGAAATTCAGACATAACCGGTTAGCGAATCTGATTGGTTACTGTTGCGATGGAGACGAGAGGCTTCTCGTTGCTGAGTTCATGCCTAACGATACACTCGCTAAGCATTTGTTCCATT GGGAGAATCAGACGATTGAGTGGGCTATGAGGTTGCGAGTAGGATATTACATAGCCGAAGCTTTGGATTATTGTAGCACAGAGGGTCGTCCTTTGTACCATGATTTAAATGCTTACAGGGTTCTCTTTGATGAG GATGGTGATCCTCGTCTCTCGTGTTTCGGTTTAATGAAGAACAGTCGTGATGGTAAAAGCTATAGCACAAACCTTGCATATACACCACCGGAATACCTAAGAAATG GAAGAGTGACACCTGAAAGTGTTACTTACAGCTTTGGAACTGTGCTCCTTGATTTGCTTAGTGGTAAACACATCCCTCCAAGCCAT GCTCTGGATATGATACGAGGCAAGAATATTATTCTGTTGATGGATTCACACCTGGAGGGGAAGTTCTCAACAGAAGAAGCTACCGTAGTTGTAGAACTGGCGTCTCAATGCTTGCAGTATGAGCCTCGAGAGAGACCCAATACCAAAGATCTTGTGGCAACACTTGCACCATTGCAGACTAAATCAGAC GTTCCTTCTTATGTAATGCTCGGAATAAAGAAGCACGAGGAGGCACCTTCGACGCCTCAGAGGCCACTTTCGCCGTTAGGTGAGGCTTGCTCGAGAATGGATCTCACAGCTATTCATCAGATCTTGGTCATGACACACTACAGAGACGATGAAGGGACAAACGAG TTATCTTTCCAAGAATGGACTCAACAGATGAAAGATATGCTTGACGCACGCAAACGTGGTGATCAAGCTTTTCGCGAGAAAGATTTCAAAACCGCCATAGACTGTTACTCACAG TTTATCGATGTTGGAACAATGGTGTCACCAACTGTGTTTGGTCGGAGAAGTCTATGCTACTTACTGTGCGATCAACCAGACGCAGCACTACGCGACGCGATGCAAGCGCAATGCGTGTATCCTGACTGGCCAACGGCTTTCTACATGCAGTCTGTGGCGTTAGCGAAGCTGAACATGAACACCGACGCAGCAGATATGTTGAACGAAGCTTCTCAGCTCGAAGAGAAGAGACAACGAGGAGGCGGCAAATGA
- the LOC103830348 gene encoding probable E3 ubiquitin ligase SUD1, which translates to MVAISVEYLVMKLASIDMLRQLLLYISLAPFILLYGLLAPLFRNPLNVVNEAIQFLSRINYKLLICPLLLGFHMDFCTIPVTGTSYSRKIEFVSGYPLCILIHWFCGYTWLVLSSAFMRLIYKIIGGQRASWFLEDVTDINKLHYAQFLAAFAFQEALIFSVVHLPTATISLVSSSFFPLHFWVYDTRILFGSVAAYGFLVRVGVHEWLAELIGASVEPIVRMWITTVSSWLQWMQTERFVLREGVMLFLAALSMYLVSLASMVLPVLVGRVFFQLISFAKQDDLYGFCIGCVLLRSIFKYNHIWTWIGNGIMNSSETLLVLLVDIIVIIPSLVPQDETPGFFSVQDRLIGLAILHIWTYLTVFTRINRFQNVAWRERLQRIRGGIIYRFSSKYSSLLLGLVLETGLTTICFPLLVAGPISSSANLLCPVVILGLGFVAKVAVESVYLDFF; encoded by the exons ATGGTGGCAATATCGGTTGAGTACTTGGTTATGAAACTAGCCTCGATTGATATGTTACGGCAGTTACTTCTCTACATATCACTAGCACCCTTCATCCTATTATATGGACTTTTAGCACCACTATTCCGTAACCCCCTAAATGTGGTCAACGAGGCAATCCAATTCCTAAGTCGGATCAACTACAAGCTTCTGATCTGCCCGTTGCTCCTTGGTTTCCACATGGACTTTTGCACTATCCCTGTGACTGGAACCAGCTATTCTCGAAAGATTGAGTTTGTCTCGGGCTATCCACTTTGCATCCTCATACACTGGTTTTGCGGATACACTTGGTTGGTACTATCTTCGGCCTTCATGCGTCTTATCTACAAG ATCATTGGTGGGCAACGAGCCTCTTGGTTTTTGGAAGATGTCACGGACATCAATAAACTGCATTATGCCCAATTCCTCGCTGCGTTTGCTTTCCAGGAGGCTTTGATTTTTAGTGTGGTTCACTTACCAACAGCCACTATCTCTCTCGTCAGCAGCTCGTTTTTCCCCCTCCACTTCTG GGTCTATGACACAAGGATTCTGTTTGGCTCAGTGGCTGCATATGGATTCCTAGTGAGAGTTGGAGTCCACGAGTGGTTAGCCGAGCTTATTGGAGCATCCGTTGAGCCCATAGTTCGAATGTGGATTACAACTGTCAGTTCTTGGCTTCAGTGGATGCAGACGGAGAG GTTCGTACTGAGGGAAGGGGTGATGTTGTTTCTTGCTGCACTGAGCATGTACCTCGTGAGTTTAGCCTCCATGGTTTTGCCAGTTCTGGTGGGTAGGGTGTTCTTCCAGCTCATCTCGTTTGCCAAACAAGACG ATCTATATGGTTTCTGTATTGGATGCGTTCTCTTGCGAAGCATCTTCAAGTATAATCACATCTGGACGTGGATAGGAAATGGCATCATG AACTCGTCAGAGACATTGCTGGTCCTCCTTGTCGACATTATTGTCATCATCCCATCACTAGTGCCGCAAGACGAAACCCCTGGTTTCTTCTCGGTCCAAGATAGGTTGATTGGACTAGCCATCCTTCACATATGGACCTATCTC ACGGTCTTCACACGGATCAACCGTTTCCAGAATGTCGCATGGCGAGAGAGGCTTCAGAGGATCAGAGGAGGCATTATCTATCGGTTTTCCTCCAAGTACTCATCACTTCTTCTGGGCTTGGTACTTGAGACGGGTCTAACCACCATCTGTTTTCCTTTATTGGTTGCCGGGCCAATCTCTTCAAGTGCCAATCTCCTCTGTCCGGTTGTCATCTTGGGTTTGGGTTTTGTAGCGAAAGTAGCCGTGGAGTCGGTATACTTGGACTTCTTCTGA